One Brassica napus cultivar Da-Ae chromosome C4, Da-Ae, whole genome shotgun sequence genomic region harbors:
- the LOC106427639 gene encoding protein yippee-like At3g08990: protein MGRVFLIENDGPVYTCATCNVQIAKSEDLVDAWLDLYQFYLVYNVMIAEVPVLYHDDLFSGHEVSCVNCCALLGWRNPAPPPDQSPGDEIMPAFVFEDGRVAPPPPDNLPQD from the exons ATGGGAAGAGTGTTCTTGATCGAAAACGACGGACCAGTCTATACATGCGCTACATGCAACGTTCAAATCGCAAAAAGTGAAGATCTCGTGGATGCATGGCTCGACTTATATCAGTTTTACCTTGT GTACAATGTCATGATTGCAGAAGTCCCTGTTCTCTACCACGACGATCTCTTCTCCGGCCATGAGGTGTCGTGCGTCAATTGTTGCGCACTTCTCGGGTGGAGAAATCCAGCACCGCCGCCAGATCAATCACCAGGAGATGAGATCATGCCAGCATTCGTCTTTGAGGATGGCCGTGTTGCTCCACCACCACCGGATAATCTACCACAAGATTGA
- the LOC106427623 gene encoding receptor like protein 23-like — MATMSEWLVRLHFLSLLLLCCVSPSSCATIKFITRDPLVGLVGCHPHQIKVFTQFKNEFDARRCNHNYNGIWCDNSTGAVTKLRLRACLTGTLKSNSSLFQFHHLRFLDLSHNNFASSSLPSEFGNLTKLEVLSLSFNGLTGQVPSSFSNLSMLSKLDLSQNDLTGSFPLVSNLNKLTVLDLSHNHFSGALYPNNSLFELHHLLYLNLAFNNFNSSIPYEFSNLNQLKALSLSSNGFSGQVPSIFSNLTRLTLLYLDRNKLIGSIPLLQNLTMLSVLNLYENHFSGTIPSYLLTMPSLTYLDVRGNDLTVSIEFDNSSTPSRLQYMYLGHNHFEGNIIEPISKLINLTHLDLSFLNTSYPIDLNLFSSLKSLLHLDLSGNSISPASLRSDSNIPLTLAMVFFKHCGIKEFPNMLKKLHSMQFIDLSNNRISGKLPEWLWSLPQLGTLNVVNNSFNGFEGSSEALVNSSVRILLLESNNFEGALPNLPLSITVFSAGTNNFTGEIPLLICNRSSLTVLDLNYNNFTGSIPQCVSNFTFVNLRKNNLEGSLPDMFCVSASLRTLDVGYNQLTGKLPRSLRNCSSLKFLSVDNNNIKDMFPFWLKALPNLQVLTLSSNKFYGSISPPNQGPLGFQELRILEISDNKFTGSLPPRYFENWKASSSSSTGKEDGSLYMVYEKNPYGLIAYTFTDHIDLQYKGLRMEQANVLTSYCAIDFSRNLLEGQIPESIGLLKSLIALNLSSNAFTGHIPESLADLKALESLDMSSNKLSGSIPNGLGSVSFLSYINVSHNQLKGEIPQGTQITGQPKSSFEGNAGLCGLPLEESCFDTSDEPQPQKEEEQDQEEEEEALNLKAVAIGCGPGVLLGWAIAHKSYHLFVR; from the coding sequence ATGGCCACCATGTCAGAATGGCTTGTGCGTTTGCATTTTCTCTCGCTACTCTTGCTATGTTGTGTCTCCCCTTCAAGCTGCGCCActataaaattcattacaaGGGATCCTCTTGTTGGTCTTGTCGGTTGTCATCCCCACCAGATTAAAGTCTTTACGCAGTTCAAGAACGAGTTTGATGCCCGCCGTTGCAACCACAACTATAACGGAATATGGTGCGATAACTCGACAGGTGCAGTCACGAAGCTACGACTCAGGGCCTGTCTCACCGGAACTCTAAAGTCCAACAGTAGCCTCTTCCAGTTTCATCATCTTCGTTTTCTTGATCTCTCTCACAACAACTTTGCCTCCTCTTCACTCCCTTCCGAGTTTGGAAATCTCACCAAATTAGAGGTTTTATCTCTTTCCTTTAATGGCCTCACCGGCCAAGTTCCTTCCTCATTTAGTAACCTAAGCATGCTTTCTAAACTAGACCTTTCCCAAAACGATCTCACTGGTAGTTTCCCACTTGTGAGTAATCTAAACAAGCTCACAGTCTTAGACCTTTCTCATAACCACTTCTCAGGAGCTTTGTACCCCAACAATAGCCTCTTTGAGTTGCACCACCTCCTTTATCTTAATCTAGCTTTCAACAACTTTAATTCATCTATCCCTTATGAATTTAGCAATCTCAACCAATTAAAAGCCCTTTCTCTTTCCTCCAATGGCTTTAGCGGTCAAGTTCCTTCCATATTTAGTAACCTAACCCGGTTAACTTTGTTGTACCTCGACCGAAACAAGCTAATTGGTAGCATCCCACTTTTACAAAATCTAACCATGCTCTCTGTTCTAAATCTTTATGAGAATCACTTCTCTGGAACCATTCCTTCTTATCTCCTCACTATGCCATCCTTGACATATCTTGATGTGCGTGGAAATGACCTCACCGTTTCCATTGAATTTGATAACTCATCCACCCCATCTAGGCTCCAATACATGTACCTTGGGCATAACCATTTTGAAGGAAACATCATAGAGCCTATCTCAAAGCTCATCAACCTCACACACCTTGACCTTTCTTTCCTAAACACAAGCTACCCAATCGACTTAAACCTCTTCTCCTCTCTCAAATCTTTGTTACACCTTGATCTTTCTGGTAACAGTATATCTCCAGCCAGCTTACGTTCAGATTCAAACATCCCATTGACTTTAGCAATGGTGTTCTTCAAGCATTGTGGAATCAAGGAGTTCCCAAACATGTTGAAAAAACTTCATAGCATGCAGTTTATAGACCTATCCAACAATAGAATCAGTGGGAAACTCCCTGAGTGGTTATGGAGCCTTCCTCAACTGGGTACCCTAAACGTTGTAAACAACTCTTTCAACGGCTTTGAAGGCTCATCAGAAGCTTTAGTCAATTCATCAGTGCGGATATTACTTTTGGAGTCAAACAATTTCGAAGGAGCACTTCCAAATCTACCACTCTCCATCACTGTCTTCTCCGCGGGTACTAATAACTTCACAGGGGAGATACCTCTCTTAATCTGCAACAGGAGTTCGCTCACCGTCCTTGATCTAAACTACAACAACTTCACCGGTTCAATTCCTCAGTGTGTGAGTAACTTCACTTTCGTGAATCTCCGGAAGAACAACTTGgaaggaagtcttccagacatGTTCTGTGTTAGTGCCTCGCTTCGGACGCTTGACGTTGGCTACAATCAACTAACCGGAAAGCTACCAAGGTCGCTTCGAAACTGCTCCTctctaaagtttctaagtgttGACAACAACAATATCAAAGACATGTTTCCCTTCTGGCTCAAGGCTTTACCGAACTTACAAGTGCTTACTCTCAGTTCAAACAAGTTCTACGGTTCGATATCTCCTCCTAATCAAGGTCCTCTCGGGTTTCAGGAGCTACGAATATTAGAAATATCTGATAACAAGTTTACCGGAAGCTTGCCACCACGATATTTTGAGAACTGGaaagcatcatcatcatcatccacagGGAAAGAAGATGGGAGTTTATACATGGTGTATGAGAAGAATCCATACGGCTTGATTGCATATACCTTCACAGATCATATAGATTTGCAGTACAAAGGTTTGCGTATGGAGCAAGCGAACGTCCTCACTTCGTATTGTGCTATTGACTTTTCAAGAAATCTACTGGAAGGACAAATTCCTGAATCCATTGGTCTTTTAAAGTCGCTGATTGCACTCAATCTATCGAGCAACGCCTTCACAGGCCATATTCCTGAATCGTTGGCTGATCTTAAGGCTCTTGAGTCTCTAGATATGTCCAGCAACAAACTCTCTGGAAGTATTCCTAATGGACTCGGGAGCGTGTCGTTTTTATCGTACATAAATGTGTCTCACAACCAACTCAAAGGTGAAATACCGCAAGGAACACAAATTACTGGGCAGCCTAAATCTTCATTTGAAGGGAACGCAGGGCTTTGTGGTCTTCCTCTTGAAGAAAGTTGCTTCGACACTAGTGATGAACCTCAaccacaaaaagaagaagagcaagaccaagaagaagaagaagaagcgttGAACTTGAAAGCAGTGGCGATAGGGTGTGGACCAGGAGTGTTGCTTGGATGGGCTATAGCACACAAGTCGTATCATTTGTTCGTCCGTTGA
- the LOC106427627 gene encoding pentatricopeptide repeat-containing protein At2g35030, mitochondrial — MFCVSASLLRTLDVGYNLLSGKLPKSLQHCSSLIFRNVDNNNNINDGLVEARRLFNQNRTSWLDISTWNMMISAYVQRGLMSEARQVFDQMPVRDVVSWNTMLMGLKKTRDNTESVLRLFIDMRRSSSVYTGSPLLRGYTSLRDPRGLERVFEEILVKDVVSWNVLITGYMKLGFVGDGERAFGEMPERNIVTWHTMLIGYVNNVEMSKARDFFDKMSQRTNVFSWTVMINGYVQCTEFKVALLLFREMVESWSNRQSHYTFSSVLKACAALSSLLMGETSALDDHKTWKGL, encoded by the coding sequence ATGTTCTGTGTTAGTGCCTCGCTTCTCCGGACGCTTGACGTTGGCTACAATCTACTCAGCGGAAAGCTTCCAAAGTCGCTTCAACACTGCTCCTCTTTAATCTTTCGAAATgttgacaacaacaacaatatcaACGATGGTTTGGTGGAAGCACGCAGGCTTTTTAATCAGAACCGGACATCATGGCTAGACATTTCAACATGGAACATGATGATCTCGGCTTACGTTCAGCGAGGTCTGATGTCGGAAGCTCGCCAGGTGTTCGATCAAATGCCTGTGAGAGACGTGGTGTCATGGAACACCATGCTCATGGGTCTGAAGAAAACCAGAGATAATACAGAGAGCGTTCTCAGGCTTTTTATAGATATGCGGAGATCCTCAAGCGTTTACACCGGCTCCCCTTTGTTAAGAGGCTACACGAGTTTAAGGGATCCAAGAGGTTTAGAGAGAGTCTTTGAGGAGATTTTGGTCAAGGATGTGGTGTCTTGGAACGTGTTGATTACGGGTTACATGAAGTTAGGTTTTGTGGGGGATGGTGAGAGAGCGTTCGGTGAAATGCCGGAGAGGAACATCGTAACTTGGCACACAATGTTGATTGGGTACGTAAACAACGTGGAGATGAGTAAAGCTAGGGACTTTTTCGATAAGATGAGTCAAAGGACGAATGTCTTTTCTTGGACTGTAATGATCAATGGGTACGTGCAGTGCACGGAGTTTAAAGTAGCCTTGTTGCTTTTCCGTGAAATGGTTGAGTCTTGGAGTAACAGGCAGAGTCATTACACGTTTTCGAGTGTTTTAAAGGCGTGTGCAGCTTTATCGTCGCTTCTTATGGGGGAGACAAGTGCACTCGATGATCACAAAACGTGGAAAGGATTGTGA